From the Candidatus Bathyarchaeia archaeon genome, one window contains:
- a CDS encoding molybdenum cofactor biosynthesis protein MoaE: MVGKVGIHKKGEISLESILEEIRRNPSLEMAGAIACFVGIVRGYSPDGSRVEELQYEAYEEEAILAMDRIQSEICHREGILDVHIHHIVDSLKVGEEILYVVVAGRSRGDVFPALSEVVERLKGEVPIFKKEILSSGSSYWVSEVAYQGKSHQTKI; this comes from the coding sequence TTGGTTGGCAAAGTTGGGATTCACAAGAAGGGTGAGATTTCACTCGAGTCAATTCTTGAGGAGATTCGTCGAAATCCTTCACTTGAGATGGCTGGAGCAATAGCCTGTTTCGTGGGCATTGTTAGGGGCTATAGTCCGGATGGGAGTCGGGTTGAGGAATTACAATATGAGGCATACGAGGAGGAGGCTATTCTAGCGATGGATAGAATTCAGTCTGAGATCTGCCATAGAGAAGGCATATTGGATGTTCACATTCACCACATAGTGGACTCGCTCAAAGTCGGTGAAGAGATACTTTACGTCGTTGTGGCTGGAAGGTCGAGGGGGGATGTGTTCCCAGCGTTGTCCGAAGTCGTCGAGAGGTTGAAAGGCGAAGTCCCGATCTTCAAGAAGGAAATATTAAGTAGTGGGTCCTCCTATTGGGTTTCCGAGGTTGCATATCAAGGTAAAAGTCATCAAACAAAGATTTGA
- a CDS encoding nucleoside hydrolase: MGKLVVLDVDPGIDDALALIMALRSEELEVSAITTVFGNLSLKKTTLNVLKVLELLKAEVTVARGMARPLKGRRIDAQSIHGKDGLGGATLPVGRMKPGKIRAPDLIIEQALSTGRRSLTIISTAPLTNIASALMKEPEVAKKVDRLISMGGAFGLTRYGYGNQTPVAEFNIYSDPEAANIVYHSGISITAVGLDVTMNPEACLRKEHYAEMQRADTETARFAVEATRSLMERFGYVALHDPLTVAVAVDLTLVRTKPFYVDIETKGELTRGQTVVERRSWIMPRKKPNVDICVSVEGKRFLDLFMDRVIRK; encoded by the coding sequence ATGGGGAAGCTCGTAGTATTAGACGTAGACCCTGGAATCGATGATGCGTTAGCCTTGATAATGGCTTTGAGGTCTGAAGAGTTAGAGGTCTCTGCCATAACAACGGTCTTCGGAAACCTCAGTCTGAAGAAGACGACCCTTAACGTGCTAAAGGTGCTGGAGCTTCTAAAAGCTGAGGTCACCGTTGCTAGGGGTATGGCCAGACCGTTAAAGGGCAGGCGTATCGATGCGCAGTCCATCCATGGAAAGGATGGGCTAGGAGGAGCAACCCTACCCGTTGGAAGAATGAAGCCTGGGAAGATCCGCGCCCCAGACCTCATCATAGAGCAGGCTCTATCGACTGGGAGGAGGAGTTTAACTATTATCTCTACGGCGCCTCTCACCAACATTGCCTCAGCTCTTATGAAAGAGCCTGAAGTGGCCAAGAAGGTGGATAGACTGATATCGATGGGCGGCGCCTTCGGGCTCACACGTTACGGTTATGGGAACCAAACGCCAGTTGCAGAGTTCAACATCTACTCCGACCCTGAGGCAGCAAATATTGTATATCATTCTGGCATAAGTATCACGGCGGTCGGCCTCGATGTGACGATGAACCCTGAAGCCTGTCTCAGGAAGGAGCATTATGCAGAGATGCAGAGGGCGGATACTGAGACGGCTAGATTTGCAGTTGAGGCTACTAGGAGTTTAATGGAGAGATTCGGGTATGTAGCCCTCCATGACCCCCTAACAGTCGCCGTGGCGGTGGATCTGACTCTCGTAAGGACTAAACCGTTTTATGTCGACATCGAGACCAAAGGTGAGTTGACTAGGGGGCAGACAGTCGTAGAGCGGAGGAGTTGGATTATGCCCCGGAAGAAGCCGAATGTCGATATCTGCGTTAGTGTTGAAGGCAAAAGGTTCCTAGACCTTTTCATGGATAGGGTAATCCGCAAATGA
- the trpD gene encoding anthranilate phosphoribosyltransferase, which translates to MEIKEIIATLAEGKDLSPKVAEDVMRLIMAGGVTEAQIAAFLTALKFKGETVDELESFAKVMRESCVPVRPKVNGILVDTCGTGGDKIKTFNVSTLVALVVSGAGGYVAKHGNRSVTGRCGSADLMEGFGVNIQASPKIVEECIEELGIGFIFAPLFHPAMKNVAKVRKEMGIKTVFNVLGPLTNPAPVKAQLLGVYSADLTEKLAEVLSRLGVERALVTHGLIGVDEISIIGETRVTELNQGAIATYHIKPSMFGLKEASRIEELLGGDLEENIGHCIRILNGAKDQKADMAVLNSAAGIVACGRADNIQEGIDLARESIESGRALKKLTLLIKKTGGDMGRFEEAQRRHA; encoded by the coding sequence TTGGAAATTAAAGAAATAATCGCAACTTTAGCCGAAGGGAAAGACCTCAGTCCTAAAGTAGCGGAGGACGTGATGCGGCTAATAATGGCTGGCGGGGTTACAGAAGCCCAGATAGCCGCCTTTTTGACAGCTTTAAAGTTTAAAGGCGAAACAGTAGATGAACTGGAATCTTTCGCCAAGGTAATGCGTGAATCTTGTGTTCCAGTCCGCCCTAAAGTTAATGGCATACTTGTTGACACTTGTGGGACTGGCGGGGATAAGATTAAGACATTTAACGTCAGTACTCTGGTTGCTCTTGTAGTGTCTGGGGCTGGCGGATATGTTGCGAAGCATGGTAATAGGTCTGTAACCGGCAGGTGCGGTAGCGCTGATTTGATGGAAGGGTTTGGAGTGAATATTCAGGCTTCACCTAAGATTGTTGAAGAGTGTATAGAGGAGTTAGGGATTGGCTTCATATTTGCTCCGCTCTTCCATCCTGCAATGAAGAATGTTGCTAAGGTGAGAAAGGAAATGGGAATAAAGACAGTCTTCAATGTTTTAGGCCCCCTTACAAATCCAGCCCCTGTTAAGGCTCAACTGTTAGGCGTTTATAGTGCTGATCTTACAGAGAAGCTCGCTGAAGTATTAAGCAGACTTGGTGTTGAGCGTGCATTGGTAACCCACGGTCTCATCGGGGTTGATGAGATCTCGATAATTGGAGAAACTAGGGTCACCGAGTTAAATCAAGGCGCAATTGCCACTTACCACATCAAGCCGTCCATGTTCGGACTCAAAGAAGCATCGAGAATTGAGGAGCTTCTTGGCGGAGACTTGGAGGAGAATATAGGGCATTGCATCAGGATCCTCAATGGCGCGAAAGATCAAAAAGCTGACATGGCAGTGTTGAATTCGGCGGCTGGGATCGTCGCCTGTGGAAGAGCAGATAATATTCAAGAGGGAATAGATCTTGCCCGCGAGTCTATAGAGAGTGGTAGAGCCCTCAAGAAATTGACCCTCCTAATCAAAAAGACAGGCGGAGATATGGGCCGGTTCGAGGAAGCCCAAAGGAGACATGCGTAG
- the proC gene encoding pyrroline-5-carboxylate reductase, giving the protein MAGMKIGVIGAGRMGEALISGFLRSGAVKPAEIIIYDTSMERLAYITQKYNLECCSDCETIAEVSDIVIISVKPKDAKTVLECLGSKITPNKTVVSVVAGLTTKYISQHFPLGVPVIRAMPNIACAVGDGMIAISPSRGTSQESLKVVQSYLNLVGRPLILEEKYLSAVTGLSGSGPAYVALVAEALADAGVKLGLSREDAELLASQTILGTGRMLLEFSEPPSSLIGRVVTPGGTTAEGLRELEKGQFKEVLSAAVIAAAKKAEELETR; this is encoded by the coding sequence ATGGCTGGTATGAAGATAGGCGTCATTGGCGCTGGGAGGATGGGTGAGGCTTTGATCTCAGGCTTCCTGAGATCGGGCGCCGTCAAACCAGCTGAGATCATAATATACGATACCTCCATGGAACGGTTGGCGTACATCACTCAGAAGTATAATCTTGAATGTTGCTCAGACTGTGAAACTATAGCTGAAGTCAGCGACATCGTCATAATATCCGTAAAACCTAAAGACGCCAAAACGGTTTTGGAGTGTCTGGGGAGTAAGATTACACCTAATAAGACCGTCGTCTCCGTGGTAGCTGGACTTACTACAAAGTATATCTCACAGCATTTCCCTCTAGGAGTTCCGGTCATTAGGGCTATGCCCAATATAGCTTGCGCCGTGGGAGATGGTATGATAGCGATCTCACCTTCCCGTGGCACCTCGCAAGAGAGCCTTAAGGTTGTGCAGAGCTATCTTAACCTCGTCGGTAGGCCGCTCATACTTGAGGAGAAATACTTGAGTGCAGTGACAGGCCTTAGTGGGAGCGGGCCAGCATATGTTGCTTTGGTAGCGGAGGCATTAGCCGATGCAGGGGTTAAACTTGGTCTCTCAAGGGAAGACGCTGAGCTTTTGGCATCCCAGACGATATTGGGCACTGGCAGGATGTTGTTAGAGTTTAGCGAACCACCCAGTAGTCTAATAGGTAGGGTTGTGACCCCGGGTGGAACCACGGCCGAAGGGCTACGTGAGCTTGAGAAAGGGCAGTTTAAGGAAGTTCTTTCAGCCGCCGTGATAGCCGCGGCAAAGAAGGCTGAGGAACTTGAGACCCGTTAA
- a CDS encoding aldehyde ferredoxin oxidoreductase family protein, which produces MIKGGYVQRIARVNLEWKRAKLEHVEDQFAVKYTGGRGWGARILYDEIKSKIGGFDPQNKIVVASGPLSGLLVPGSAKISFSAISPATGLYGDSNLGGEFSVALKKSGLDALIIEGKAEKETYLVIDGGSVEFRDAGSLWGMLSLDAEDALKRELGRDYQIAVIGPAGENLVKFAAITSRQGRQAARCGIGTLMGWKKLKAIAVRGDRSIPVADSSKLQRVYEEAVEHLVKHPSLKLWHREGTLQLVEWANEASCLPTRNFREAQFEYADRIGGKAMESTTRIHNKSCYLCPIGCGQINEVKGVRVEGPEYETAAMIGSNCALTRVEDLIYANYICDQLGLDTISAGNTAAFAIECFERGLINIEDTEGIELRFGNADALYTLFERIAYRKGIGEILAEGVRYASRKVGKGSERFAMHVKGLEISGYDVRAAQAMALAYATADIGAHHNRAWAITYDMKTDRCSYGDDKVQWVIYLQHVRPMFDALGVCRFPWVELGLELDFYAQFYSAATGIETTLQELLKRSEISWNLTRLINLRQGLTPKDDWLPDRVFDDPIPSGSLKGASLNRDAFGRMVKSYYRLRGWSDDGVPTKEKLLELGLEQAA; this is translated from the coding sequence ATGATAAAGGGTGGATACGTTCAAAGGATAGCTAGAGTGAATCTTGAATGGAAGAGGGCGAAGTTAGAGCATGTAGAAGATCAGTTTGCAGTTAAATATACTGGTGGGAGAGGTTGGGGGGCAAGGATCCTCTATGATGAGATTAAAAGTAAGATAGGGGGCTTCGACCCCCAGAACAAGATAGTCGTAGCCAGCGGCCCCCTATCAGGTCTTCTCGTACCCGGCTCCGCAAAGATAAGCTTCAGCGCGATCTCACCTGCTACCGGGCTCTACGGCGACAGTAACTTAGGTGGCGAATTCTCGGTAGCCCTAAAAAAGAGCGGCCTTGACGCTCTAATAATTGAAGGAAAGGCGGAGAAGGAGACATACCTCGTCATTGATGGCGGCTCGGTTGAGTTTAGAGATGCTGGCAGTCTCTGGGGTATGCTGTCTCTCGACGCTGAGGACGCCTTAAAGAGAGAGCTAGGTAGGGACTACCAGATCGCTGTGATAGGACCTGCAGGAGAGAATCTGGTCAAGTTTGCCGCTATAACCTCTCGCCAAGGTCGGCAGGCCGCCCGTTGTGGAATTGGGACGCTGATGGGTTGGAAGAAGCTCAAAGCTATAGCCGTTAGAGGTGATAGGAGTATCCCAGTTGCAGACTCCTCAAAACTTCAGCGTGTCTATGAGGAAGCCGTCGAACACCTAGTTAAACATCCGTCGCTGAAGTTGTGGCATAGGGAAGGCACACTACAGCTAGTAGAATGGGCGAACGAGGCAAGCTGCCTGCCGACTAGGAACTTCAGGGAAGCTCAATTCGAGTATGCGGATAGGATTGGCGGGAAGGCGATGGAATCTACCACACGTATCCATAACAAGTCATGTTACCTTTGCCCAATAGGGTGTGGGCAGATTAACGAGGTTAAGGGTGTTAGGGTTGAGGGGCCAGAGTATGAAACTGCGGCAATGATTGGTAGCAACTGCGCCCTAACTCGGGTTGAAGATCTAATTTACGCTAACTACATATGTGACCAGCTTGGCCTGGACACAATCTCCGCAGGGAATACCGCAGCCTTCGCTATTGAGTGCTTTGAGAGGGGATTGATAAATATTGAAGACACGGAGGGGATCGAGCTTAGGTTTGGAAACGCCGACGCCCTTTACACACTCTTCGAGCGCATAGCGTATCGGAAGGGGATAGGTGAGATATTAGCAGAAGGTGTTAGGTATGCTAGCCGTAAAGTAGGAAAAGGCTCTGAACGGTTCGCTATGCATGTGAAGGGGTTAGAGATAAGCGGCTACGATGTGAGGGCGGCTCAAGCAATGGCCTTAGCCTACGCCACAGCCGACATAGGTGCCCACCATAACCGAGCTTGGGCGATAACGTATGATATGAAGACCGATAGATGCTCCTATGGGGATGACAAAGTTCAGTGGGTTATCTACCTCCAGCATGTGAGGCCTATGTTTGACGCATTAGGTGTCTGCAGATTTCCATGGGTTGAGCTAGGGTTAGAGCTGGACTTCTACGCGCAGTTCTACTCAGCAGCCACAGGCATCGAGACAACCCTTCAGGAACTCTTGAAGAGGTCTGAGATTAGCTGGAACCTGACACGTCTCATAAACCTGAGACAGGGCCTTACACCAAAAGATGACTGGCTACCTGACAGGGTCTTCGACGACCCTATACCCTCAGGCTCTCTCAAGGGGGCAAGCTTGAATCGTGATGCCTTCGGGCGCATGGTCAAAAGCTACTATAGGCTACGGGGCTGGAGTGATGATGGCGTGCCAACTAAGGAGAAACTCCTCGAGTTAGGGTTGGAGCAAGCTGCCTAG
- a CDS encoding orotate phosphoribosyltransferase-like protein encodes MSGCEALLNKALELKKKGLSVREIADELNLQVDTVDWLLLHEKERARAPPPMDYAVNWSAIGCSTRRLSQIGWAMADIVRESRANNEFEDFDVVVGIELSGLPLGLMVADDLEKPFAAARAAKPTGTAEGSRYLTGTISMNFSSVEGKRVLLVTDVISTGIILRDVIRSLKELQATPVAMVAFVDKRGGGDIEGVPVKALVSLIPFKR; translated from the coding sequence ATGTCTGGTTGCGAGGCGCTATTGAACAAAGCCCTAGAATTAAAGAAGAAAGGCCTCAGCGTCAGAGAGATAGCCGATGAATTAAATCTTCAAGTAGACACAGTAGACTGGCTTCTTCTCCACGAGAAGGAACGGGCGAGAGCTCCTCCACCTATGGACTATGCTGTAAACTGGTCTGCCATAGGTTGTAGCACTAGGAGGCTGAGTCAGATTGGCTGGGCTATGGCTGATATCGTGAGAGAGAGCCGCGCCAACAACGAATTCGAAGACTTTGATGTGGTCGTCGGGATAGAGTTATCAGGGCTGCCTCTCGGTTTGATGGTGGCCGACGACTTGGAGAAACCCTTCGCCGCTGCAAGAGCAGCTAAACCCACAGGAACAGCTGAGGGCTCACGGTATCTAACTGGGACGATCAGCATGAACTTCTCATCAGTTGAGGGCAAGAGGGTTCTGCTGGTTACGGACGTAATAAGCACTGGCATAATTTTGAGGGATGTGATAAGGTCTCTGAAAGAGCTTCAAGCTACACCTGTAGCCATGGTTGCCTTCGTGGACAAGCGGGGGGGTGGGGACATAGAGGGTGTACCGGTCAAGGCGCTAGTTAGCCTCATCCCATTTAAGAGATAG
- a CDS encoding NOB1 family endonuclease gives MVKAGKLVLDTSAFIAGLSPSSLNVETYTTPRVVKELRGISSHLRCSIATQLKKLKILNPAQSSINAVERISSALGDIKSLSKADLSILALAFELKAQDMDVAIVSDDYSVQNIAEYMGIKYQSVSSGGIRFKIRWVLRCADCRRIFPSNFAGAVCPVCGGDVRRKAAYRTYCDPTKGKNQDGKPT, from the coding sequence ATGGTTAAAGCTGGAAAACTGGTTCTAGATACCTCAGCTTTCATCGCGGGGTTAAGTCCTTCATCTCTCAATGTGGAGACTTATACAACCCCTAGGGTTGTAAAAGAGTTGAGGGGTATTTCTTCGCATTTGCGGTGCTCGATAGCAACCCAGTTGAAGAAGCTAAAGATACTTAATCCCGCCCAGTCGTCAATAAATGCCGTGGAGAGGATTTCTTCAGCTCTAGGGGACATAAAGAGCCTCTCTAAGGCAGACCTGAGCATTCTAGCTCTGGCATTCGAGCTCAAGGCTCAGGATATGGATGTTGCCATTGTGAGCGACGACTATTCGGTTCAGAATATCGCCGAGTATATGGGTATCAAGTATCAAAGTGTCTCCTCAGGAGGGATAAGGTTCAAGATCAGGTGGGTGCTCCGCTGTGCAGACTGCAGGAGAATCTTTCCTTCAAACTTCGCCGGCGCTGTCTGTCCTGTATGTGGCGGTGATGTTAGAAGGAAGGCCGCCTATAGGACTTACTGCGATCCTACAAAAGGTAAAAATCAAGACGGCAAACCAACATAA
- a CDS encoding RsmB/NOP family class I SAM-dependent RNA methyltransferase, whose product MRRDFFFSKDVIKHLHAVYGDDVAEVVKALKTPGLEYSIRVNTLKANPEEVCAKFVGRGLKARLHSVLKEIILIHVEGPFPVPSLPGRVVVDKYAAEAVLMGSHVYAPGVKECRGLKKGDEVSVMDRYFQVVGGGVAKMSESEILRLRRGLAVEITHPKYRVPSLRESKEFEDGYIYPQSLPASLTSRVLDPQPGETILDLNCAPGGKLSHISQLMGSKGLVIGVDCRAKKIEATRQTLSRLGCFSNVRLIVADSRYLDIDYPSIKVDRCLIDPPCSALGLMPKLYAHTTEAEIDALANYQRQFIRVAAKTVKPGGRIVYSVCTLTLDECEKAVKFAVESCGLKVEEQEPFLGSPGLEWVTSEASLAQRFHPHVHGSGYFIACFRRPVALS is encoded by the coding sequence TTGCGGAGAGATTTTTTTTTCTCTAAGGACGTTATAAAACACCTCCATGCTGTTTATGGGGATGATGTTGCAGAGGTTGTAAAGGCGCTTAAGACCCCCGGTTTGGAGTACAGTATAAGAGTTAACACACTTAAAGCCAACCCGGAAGAAGTTTGTGCAAAGTTTGTTGGAAGAGGGCTTAAAGCTAGGCTCCATTCAGTCTTGAAGGAGATAATTTTGATACATGTAGAGGGCCCCTTCCCAGTCCCCAGCCTTCCAGGTAGGGTGGTCGTTGATAAGTATGCGGCTGAGGCGGTTCTTATGGGCTCTCATGTGTACGCTCCCGGCGTTAAGGAGTGTAGAGGGCTCAAAAAAGGAGATGAGGTTTCAGTGATGGATAGATACTTCCAAGTGGTTGGTGGGGGTGTTGCTAAGATGAGCGAGAGCGAGATACTAAGGTTGAGGAGGGGCTTAGCCGTGGAGATAACCCACCCCAAGTATAGAGTGCCGAGCTTAAGGGAGAGTAAAGAGTTCGAAGACGGCTACATCTACCCACAATCTCTCCCAGCCTCGCTCACCAGCCGAGTCCTAGATCCTCAACCGGGGGAGACAATCCTCGACCTCAACTGTGCTCCTGGGGGGAAACTCTCCCATATCAGCCAGCTTATGGGATCTAAGGGTCTCGTTATCGGTGTGGATTGCAGAGCAAAAAAGATAGAGGCAACCCGGCAAACTTTGAGTCGTCTAGGATGCTTTAGTAATGTACGGCTTATAGTAGCTGACAGCCGTTATCTCGATATAGATTATCCCTCAATAAAAGTCGACCGTTGTCTAATCGACCCACCATGTAGCGCCTTAGGACTTATGCCTAAGCTCTACGCTCACACGACCGAGGCTGAGATCGATGCGCTCGCAAATTATCAGAGACAATTTATCAGGGTGGCGGCTAAGACAGTTAAGCCTGGAGGACGGATAGTCTATAGCGTGTGCACATTAACCCTAGATGAGTGTGAGAAAGCTGTAAAGTTCGCGGTTGAGAGCTGTGGCCTCAAGGTTGAAGAGCAAGAGCCTTTCCTTGGCTCCCCAGGGTTGGAGTGGGTGACGTCTGAGGCGTCTCTCGCTCAGAGATTTCATCCGCATGTTCATGGGTCTGGTTATTTCATAGCCTGCTTCCGAAGACCTGTCGCACTTTCCTAG
- a CDS encoding HAD-IB family phosphatase has product MLINLSPYRYTRGRSGVRPPYKLVAFDLDGTLVEQVSSWGTLHRYFGTEAAVEGDLSAYEHGEIDYAEFMRRDIAPWPKPLHISTVQKALTNYTLAPGAELVVRELERRGYKVAIISGGIDILASQVAERLSISKTVANGLAADSDGYLTGEGILRVDPINKHLVLKHIAKEWGLTLSECVAVGDGMFDGNFLKHAGLGVAIGSNVKLRMVAGVIVPSLKAILKFL; this is encoded by the coding sequence ATGCTTATAAATCTGAGCCCATATCGGTATACGAGGGGGCGGAGTGGTGTGCGGCCTCCTTACAAACTTGTAGCCTTCGATCTAGATGGTACATTAGTTGAACAAGTCAGCAGTTGGGGGACTCTCCACCGGTACTTTGGGACTGAGGCAGCAGTTGAGGGGGACCTCTCAGCCTATGAGCATGGAGAGATTGATTATGCCGAGTTCATGCGACGGGACATAGCCCCCTGGCCTAAACCCCTCCACATCTCCACAGTCCAGAAAGCTCTAACGAACTATACCCTTGCACCCGGAGCAGAGTTGGTTGTGAGGGAACTTGAGAGGAGAGGCTATAAGGTTGCAATCATATCAGGTGGGATAGACATTCTAGCCAGCCAAGTGGCAGAAAGGTTATCTATAAGTAAGACCGTCGCAAACGGTCTCGCAGCAGACTCGGACGGCTATCTCACTGGTGAGGGTATCCTCCGAGTTGACCCTATAAATAAACATTTAGTACTGAAACATATCGCTAAAGAGTGGGGGTTAACTTTGAGCGAGTGTGTAGCGGTGGGTGATGGCATGTTCGATGGAAACTTTTTGAAGCATGCAGGGTTGGGTGTAGCCATCGGCTCAAATGTGAAACTTCGAATGGTCGCTGGGGTGATAGTGCCCAGTCTAAAGGCAATTTTAAAGTTCCTATAA